TAAATTTGCAAGTATGTATCTTGCCCTCAATAAATTTCTGGATATCCCACTGCTAATTCATAGTAACTCGTCAGAATAAGGATACATCCTTCAATCACCAATTGATTTGTCCACAAATCACACCCTTAAATTCACCTATCTGAAACTACAGTTAAACAGCATACGAAAAAATTTTCAATAGAGCAGCAGAAAGAGATGCCCTCTCTCTCAGTTATCAAAATTAATTTACTACAAAGCACAGACTGAGTAAATAGGTCTACAGTAGGTAGGCACTTGTACCTTTTGTTTCAAGTAAGCAAGAGCATCTCTCTTTGAAGAGAAGTTGGAAAAAAAGGAAGACGAGTGTTCATCTATGTGTACTTTAAGCTCTTTCAACTTTAGTGAACCTCCAGGCACCTGCAATAATCTGGTGGTGAGAGAAAaagtgaaatttttaaaaaggttGCAATTTTGTCAGCCTCACCTGACGAAGAATCCGCTTACACAGCCTTTTCAAGTTCACCTTTGGCTCATCATCATTTTCCACCTCATCACGTTTTCTTTTTGCTGAGGAACCAAAATCAGCAGAATCTTCATCATCACTATCATTGAATGATGTCTTTTTTCCCTGAAAGTGGCAACCAGCAATTTTTCGCGGTCTATCCTTCATGCCAAGTCCCTGTTTTCCGGTGGTGGATTTATCCTGCAGATAAAAGCCTCACTTCAAAATTCCAAACCATATATGAACAGTACCTTTTGCAAATAGGAAAAGAACCACTCTTACTGAACAATCTAAAATTCATTAGACAACAGCTTTTTAGAAAAAGAGCCACTGTTCTTATTTATCAATATTGATAAACCCTCAATTTGAATGCATACATAAACTAAAGACTTGCAATATTCCCATTCCCACTCCATGGATTTTATCATAGGAACTAAACTATCTACGATTTAAAGCAGCCCTCCCTGCATCAATGAATTTTGGCATAGTTTTCTTTCAACATAAATGAGTGGGCAAATGCATGCATTccgagaaagagagagagagagaatcatacAAGCAAAAACCATGAAACTTggtcaaggagagagagagtatcATATAAGAATTAACAATAATCATAAAACATGGGCAAGTTTGTAGAGACTAAAGAGTAGGTTTGAACAAGAATGCATACTTGAACAAGTTTGTAAAGATTCTCTTGATCTTCTTCATAAAATGCAGtcctctttttattattttcagcatTTTCACTTAGGACTGATTTCTTTCTAGTAGATTTTTCTCCAAGAAGCCCTCCTGAGACAAATCCATATTTGTAGCCCCACCATTGTGGTGGTGGTGAAAAATACTTGTTTCCTGCACAAAATGCAAGAGTTCCTTTCAAGATAAAATAAAAAGGGAGGAGAAAAAATGCCACCACAATTCCCTCCACCCAGCAGCTGAAAGAAAAAAAGTATTGTGAAACATAGTtaccaaaaaaaaattagaaacatcTACAAGGAACAACAGTAGCAGACTATTTATGTGCTTGTGGTTGGAGAGATCATCGATGCCCTCAGGCATATAGGCACAGAATATTGAAATGTGCATTGTGAATTCCTGTGATAGCTCCACGTGGAGAATGCTTTTAGATTCATAGAACATGGGGAAGTAAATGAAAGTGGGAGGAGAGGGGAAAACCTAGAATAATGTAGAATGAGAGCAAGTAGAAATCTGAAGCCCTCCAATTATCAGGGAATATTGCCCTAGACCAAGCAGAATGGTGGAAGAGGATTCATGTAGCTATGACCTCAACAACTAGAACTTAAGGATTGGTGGTGGTGGCAGTCATTTTTATTCCTAGAGCAACAATGTTACTACCTAGGAACATGAACAGTGACCTTTCAAGATGGGCATCCAAATTCCCAAAAAATTGGCTTTAATTGGAACGTGGATTCCAATGGAAATTTGATTTATACCATGTACAAAAATATGAACTTTTTAAGCGTTAACACATAAAACACCATACACCAACACAATAACAagaagcctcaagtcccactaagtggggtcggcaaTATAAATCATTTTCCATCAATTCACACGATAGCACATAAAACTCTATGCCTGGCTAAAATATCCTTTCCTTCCGAGTAGTTTATGCAAAAATTACCCTTTTACAGCCTGCATTAAGTACAATGctgtatttgagaaaaatatccTCATATAGTATACTCTTAGTATaccaatatattaaatataacaggAGCATTAACTTTTAAGTTTGTGTATACTTTATACATAAATATTCTTGTATGGTCTTCCTTGTAGCCAAAGacattactattatatatttcAATCTCTACAAGAAAATCAGAAATCATCAAACCTAAAGGCCTCAATTCCACTCATAAAACTTTTGATAAAAATGTGAGTAAAAACACTCGATACGAAATTTTGGTAATTTCGTCAaattccagtagaaatgtcaaaTTTTGGGAGGGTGAAACAAAAAtgctagtatttttttttttttaacaaattaccAATACATCAGCCAAAATCTCAGTGTCAgatatttaaatgaaaaattgaaCAATAACAAACAAAATTTGGGGCTTATCATTGTTGGTTCTAAGTTATTCAAAATCACctattttaatatttactaaagTTTCATGTATAGTATCCACAATTTAATAAAAGTTtgttgtttatttaattttaaattgaaattgaaatttctatCGAATTAAAACTTTTGTACAAATTTCCATATATTGAGACCCTAAAATTttccattgaaattgaaatttcttCCTAGAAAGCACATCAAATAGTCTATCAAAGGATTTTATGCTAAAATTTCTGTGATTCAAAACCATCAATTCAAatagaaaaaattgaaaaatctcaATTCTACTTATAAGTTCAACTAACTTGTGGGCAAATAATTTGAGGGCAAAACtaggcaaaaataaataaattcttaaaTATCTCTCTAAAGAATTTAGTaccacatgaaaaaaaaaaatgcaaatacaaAAAGATGAATATTGTTCCGATAAGAAATTAAAATTCTACAAAAAACAGTTGAACTTAATCTGACCCATATAAAATTAGTTACAAAACTTCATTTAACCAATTCCCATCACTCCAACCtataaaataataagagtaatTCTATTCAAAGaacctttttttttataaacaaacaAGGTATCCTCAATAACTGAAGGATAAAATTACAAGACAACTCTTATCATCTTATAATCTTGTAACCTCACAacaaatctttaatttttttcagTCTTTCACGATCATAAGTAGAACCAGACCCATAATCATCTCCTCCATGGTGGTCCATAGATGCCCAGGGCCAAAAAACCCTGTATGCTAATTTGAAGCAGCTAATTTAATCACCGAAATGAATTAAAGGCTGTCCTTTGCATCAATATCAATTTAAACCACTTAGacttttatacaaaaaaaaattccTCTCCTGGgatttttacttcacaaaacaaCTGCAGAATCAAATGCAGGGTAATACAACATCACGAATTTCACTTTTTTTTCCCATTATCAATGATTGAGCTAAGGCAGCGTGTAACAAAGATAAACTCATGAGAGGACTGACGAAAGCTCCATCATTTCTCCCCAAGAAAAAAGACACCCACACATTATTAGTAGACCATTCTCACAACCCCATGCATGCACGCACTCAAAAGAACGCCCAAACAAAAGTGTGCTACATGCACAATGTCTCGGGCTTAGAGTTTCACTTCGGATTCCTTCAATCGCAAATATCCCCCACACCTAAGACATAAATTTTCTGATTTCATACGACTTGCACTGCCTCCACCTAATTTCCCTTCCAGTACCACCTTACTCCACAATATAGGATCTGAAGAGCTTGCTGCACCTGTTTCTTCAAGATCAAGACGAAACTCCTTCACAAACTCACAAAACTCATTTGCAAATCTTT
This window of the Malania oleifera isolate guangnan ecotype guangnan chromosome 6, ASM2987363v1, whole genome shotgun sequence genome carries:
- the LOC131157979 gene encoding G-patch domain-containing protein 1 isoform X8, yielding MAAPEAPLCYVGVARQSAAFRLMKQMGWEEGEGLGKDNQGIKGHVRVKNKQDTLGIGTEQPNNWAFDTTQFDNLLKRLKVQAVENSEKGLETKESKDIQDPIVKPTRPQGRYKKRERGKLVQAYSSKDLEGILVKKVEDHPQMNESELESVLESESEADVPNTGNKYFSPPPQWWGYKYGFVSGGLLGEKSTRKKSVLSENAENNKKRTAFYEEDQENLYKLVQDKSTTGKQGLGMKDRPRKIAGCHFQGKKTSFNDSDDEDSADFGSSAKRKRDEVENDDEPKVNLKRLCKRILRQVPGGSLKLKELKVHIDEHSSSFFSNFSSKRDALAYLKQKVSWLQWNQ